In the genome of Streptomyces sp. P3, the window CGAGGTGGTCATCGACCGCCTCACGGTGAAGGACACCGCCAAGCGCCGGCTCACCGACTCCGTGGAGACCGCCCTCGGGCTCTCCGGCGGGATGGTGGTGCTCGACTTCGTCGACCTCGCCGCGGACGACCCCGAGCGCGAGCGCATGTACTCGGAGCACCTGTACTGCCCGTACGACGATCTGTCCTTCGAGGAGCTCGAGCCGCGCTCCTTCTCGTTCAACTCGCCCTTCGGCGCCTGCCCCGAGTGCTCCGGCATCGGCACGCGCATGGAGGTCGACGCCGAACTGATCGTCCCGGACGAGGACAAGTCCCTCGACGAGGGCGCCATCCACCCCTGGTCGCACGGTCACACGAAGGACTACTTCGGCCGGCTGATCGGAGCCCTCGCCGACGCGCTCGGCTTCCGCACCGACATCCCCTTCGCGGGCCTGCCCCAGCGGGCCAGGAAGGCCCTGCTGCACGGCCACAAGACGCAGATCGAGGTCCGCTACCGCAACCGGTACGGCCGGGAGCGGGTGTACACCACGCCCTTCGAAGGGGCCGTCCCGTTCGTCAAGCGCCGGCACGGCGAGGCCGAGAGCGACGCCAGCCGGGAGCGCTTCGAGGGCTACATGCGCGAGGTGCCCTGCCCCACCTGCCAGGGCACCCGGCTGAAGCCGCTCGTCCTCGCGGTCACGGTCATGGACAAGTCGATCGCCGAGGTCTCCGGCATGTCCATCAGCGACTGCGCCGAGTTCCTGGGCGAGCTGAAGCTCGACGCCCGCGACAAGAAGATCGCCGAGCGGGTCCTCAAGGAGGTCAACGAGCGGCTGCGGTTCCTGGTCGACGTGGGCCTGGACTACCTCTCGCTCAACCGCGCGGCCGGCACGCTCTCCGGCGGCGAGGCCCAGCGCATCCGGCTGGCCACCCAGATCGGCTCCGGCCTCGTCGGCGTCCTGTACGTCCTCGACGAGCCGTCCATCGGTCTGCACCAGCGCGACAACCACCGGCTGATCGAGACCCTGGTCCGGCTGCGGGACATGGGCAACACGCTCATCGTCGTCGAGCACGACGAGGACACCATCAAGGTCGCCGACTGGATCGTCGACATCGGCCCCGGCGCCGGCGAGCACGGCGGCAAGGTCGTGCACAGCGGCTCCCTGAAGGAGCTGCTCGCCAACGCCGAGTCGCAGACGGGGCAGTACCTGTCCGGCAAGAAGGCGATCCCGCTGCCCGACGTCCGGCGCCCGCAGGACCCCTCGCGCCGGCTCACCGTCCACGGCGCCCGTGAGAACAACCTGCAGGACATCGACGTGTCCTTCCCGCTGGGCCTGTTCACCGCGGTCACCGGTGTCTCCGGCTCCGGCAAGTCCACGCTGGTCAACGACATTCTGTACACGCACCTGGCCCGCGAGCTGAACGGCGCGAGGAGCGTCCCGGGACGGCACACGCGCGTGGAGGGCGACGACCTCGTCGACAAGGTGGTGCACGTCGACCAGTCGCCCATCGGCCGCACCCCGCGTTCCAACCCGGCCACCTACACGGGCGTCTTCGACCACGTCCGCAAGCTCTTCGCGGAGACGACCGAGGCGAAGGTCCGGGGTTACCTGCCCGGCCGCTTCTCCTTCAACGTCAAGGGCGGCCGCTGCGAGAACTGCGCCGGCGACGGCACGATCAAGATCGAGATGAACTTCCTCCCGGACGTCTACGTCCCGTGCGAGGTCTGCCACGGCGCCCGGTACAACCGGGAGACCCTGGAGGTCCACTACAAGGGCAGGTCCATCGCCGAGGTCCTGAACATGCCGATCGAGGAGGCGACGGAGTTCTTCGAGGCCGTCCCCGCGATCGCCCGCCACCTCAACACCCTCAAGGACGTCGGCCTCGGCTACGTCCGGCTCGGTCAGGCCGCGACCACCCTGTCGGGCGGTGAGGCCCAGCGTGTGAAGCTCGCCAGCGAGCTGCAGAAGCGCTCCACCGGCCGCACGGTCTACGTCCTGGACGAGCCGACCACCGGCCTGCACTTCGAGGACATCAGCAAGCTCCTGAAGGTCCTGTCGGGTCTGGTCGAGAAGGGCAACACCGTCATCGTCATCGAGCACAACCTCGATGTGATCAAGACCGCCGACTGGGTCGTCGACATGGGCCCGGAGGGCGGCGCGGGCGGCGGACTCGTCATCGCCGAGGGCACGCCGGAGGAGGTCGCGGCGGTGCCGACCAGCCACACCGGGAAGTTCCTGCGCGAGATCCTCGACGCCGACCGGATCAGCGACGGGGCCCCGGTCAAGGCCCCGCGCAAGACCGCGGCGAAGAAGACGGTCGCCTCCCGTGCGACGACGCGGAAGACGGCCACCGCCGCGAAGACCACGGCGGAGTCCGCCGCGTCCAAGCCCGCCGCGACGAAGGCGACGCCCGCGAAGAAGACGACGCGGGCCCGCAAGGCCTGACGCGGGCACTCCGTGCGCGTGGGCCCGGCCTGCCACGCGCAACGGCGAAAGGACGGCGCCCCGCGGGGCTCTTGGGTTCTACTGATCCCCGCGGGGCGCCGTCGCGTTCTCGCCGTGAGCGCCCGCAGGCGCGGCCCGGGAAGGGTTCCGCCCATCGCGTCGCCCGGCTCGGCACCCGGCTCGGCGGCGCGCGGCGGTTTCCGCGCCGGCCCGGGAGCGAGCGACCGCCGCCGTGGGCCGCGCACCGCGCCGGCCGCCCCGCCGTCGCCGCCCGGCGCGGCGGCGGTCACGCGCTCCCGGAGACGGGGCGTCGCGCGCCGGGAGAGCCGTGCGGCAGGGCCGCGTGCGCGGTGTCCCCGGTGGCGACGGCGTCCACGACACCGATGGTGTCCACGATGTCGCCCCGCTCACCCGGCGCCGAGTCGGCGCGCGCCCGGTAGGTCCCCGTCCCATCGGCGCGCGCCCGGTCAGGCCCAGTCCCAGCCGATGCCCACCATGCCCGACCGAACCCGCGGCTCCACGAGGTGCACCGAGCGGTGCCGGCCGCTGAGCGCCAGTTCCTGGAGGCCGCCGCGCGGAGCCGCCGCCGAGTGCTGGGTGAAGCGGTGGCAGTGCACCGGAAGCGTGTTCTCCGTGAAGCGGATCTGGAGGGCGTACTGGCCGCCGGCCGTCCCGAAGCCGCGCACGTACTCGCGACACACGCCGGCGGTGCCGTCCTCGACGCCGTAGCGGAAGAGGAACGTGTCGCCGGCCCGCAGCCGGGTGTCGAACAGGAACTCCGCCACGAGCACGCCGGCGTCGTGATGACGGCGGACGCGGCCGGCCCGGCAGTTCTCCAGGGCATGCACGGTCATCCGCTCCGGCGCGCAGCCCGGGTCACCGTGATGGACGGCGACGAAGCGGTCGACGCCGTCGCGATGGGCGCGCACGATGTGCTGCGACTCCCGGCCGGACAGCTCCCGGCGCGCCCCGATGCGCACCCGCTCGTGATGGCCGAGCGTGTGCAGACCCCCGTCCACGGAGCACTCCAGTTCGCCGAGCAGTTGTTCGAGAGCCCCGGAGGCCTGGAGCAGCGAACGGTAGGAGCGGCCCGCGGACGCCCTCGCCGACGCGCTCCCGTGTGCGTCGTCGGACTCCGCGAGCAGCCGGATGAGGGACTCGTCCGGTAGTTGCAGGATCTCCTCCAGCGCGCGCACGGCGCGCAGCGACTCGGGGCGCTGCGGCCGCCGGGCGCCCTGCTGCCAGTAGCTCAGGCTGGTGACGCCCACCCGGACCCCGTACCGCGACAGATGATGCTGGACGCGTTGCAGCGGCAGTCCGCGGGCGGCGATCGCGGCACGCAGCGCCACGTGGAAGGGGCCGCCCTGCAGGGCCGTGTCCAGTTCCGCGGCGGGGGCCTGGCCGGCGGTGTCCGCGTGCTGTGGGGCGTGCGGCATGCAAGGGGCCTTTCTGTGAATGCTCACGACGGTTGGTCGGACCGTTCGTGCGAAGGGCCGGGGCCTGGCCGGCCACGCGGAGCGTCTTCACATCCGAAAGGCGGCGTTCAGGTCCCGAGTTCCCCCGCATTGAAGCGTGTTGACCAAGTCCCGACAACACCTGATGCCCGAGTGGCATGTGCGTGTGGCCGAGTCGACGCCCTCGGCCCCACCTCTGTCGCGCCCCGGCCCCGCCCGTCCCGTGCCCGTGCCCGCACGGGGCCCGGAAGGCCGCCCCGGCCGTTGTCCACAGCCCCACCGGAGTGTCACCCCGCGCCAGTAGGGTGTGAGACATGGCCGATCCCTCCAGCTACCGCCCCAAGCCGGGACAGATCCCGGACTCTCCCGGGGTGTACCGGTTCCGCGACGAGCACCGCCGGGTGATCTACGTCGGGAAGGCGAAGAGCCTGCGCCAGCGCCTGGCGAACTACTTCCAGGATCTGGCGGGCCTGCACCCGCGCACCCGCTCGATGGTCACCACGGCCGCGTCGGTGGAGTGGACGGTGGTGTCCACGGAGGTCGAGGCGCTGCAGCTGGAGTACTCCTGGATCAAGGAGTACGACCCCCGGTTCAACGTCAAGTACCGCGACGACAAGAGCTACCCGTACCTCGCGGTCACGATGAACGAGGAGTACCCGCGCGTGCAGGTGATGCGCGGCCAGAAGAAGAAGGGCGTCAGGTACTTCGGGCCGTACGCGCACGCGTGGGCGATCCGGGACACGGTCGACCTGCTGCTGCGCGTCTTCCCCGTGCGCACCTGCTCCGCCGGCGTCTTCAAGAACGCGTCGCGCACCGGCAGGCCCTGTCTGCTCGGCTACATCGGCAAGTGCTCCGCGCCCTGTGTGGACCGCATCGGCGCCGACGACCACCGGGAACTGGCCGACGAGTTCTGCGACTTCATGACCGGCCGCACCGGCACCTACCTGCGCCGTCTGGAGAAGCAGATGGCGCAGGCGGCCGACGAGATGGAGTACGAGCGGGCCGCCCGTCTGCGCGACGACATCGAGGCCCTGAAGAAGGCCATGGAGAAGAACGCGGTCGTGCTCGCGGACGCGACCGACGCCGACCTGATCGCCGTCGCCGAGGACGAGCTGGAGGCGGCCGTCCAGATCTTCCACGTCCGCGGCGGGCGGGTGCGCGGTCAGCGCGGCTGGGTGACCGACAAGGTCGAGGACGTCACGACCGGCGCCCTCGTCGAGCACGCCCTCCAGCAGTTGTACGGCGAGGAGCGCGGCGACTCCGTCCCCAAGGAGGTCCTGGTTCCCGCCCTGCCCGAGCCCGTGGAACCCGTCCAGGACTGGCTCACCGGGCGCCGCGGGTCGAACGTGTCCCTGCGCATCCCGCAGCGCGGCGACAAGAAGGCCCTGATGGAGACCGTCGAGCGCAACGCGCAGCAGGCGCTCGTGCTGCACAAGACCAGGCGCGCCTCCGACCTGACCACACGCTCGCGTGCCCTGGAGGAGATCGCCGAGGCGCTCGACCTGGACAGCGCCCCGCTGCGGATCGAGTGCTACGACATCTCCCACCTCCAGGGCGACGACGTGGTGGCCTCCATGGTCGTCTTCGAGGACGGCCTCCAGCGCAAGAGCGAGTACCGCCGCTTCCAGATCAAGGGTTTCGAGGGCCAGGACGACGTCCGCTCCATGCACGAGGTGATCACCCGCCGCTTCCGCCGCTACCTCGTGGAGAAGGAGCGGACGGGCGAGTGGACCGACGGCGAGAGCATCTCCGCCGAGGAGGCAGGGCTGCCTCCCGCCGACGAGGCAGGGCTGCCTCCCGGCGACGGCGCGGACGGCGTTCCCGGGCACGCCACCCAGGGCACGCGTGCCCACGACGCCGGGGAGCTGCTGACCGACGCGGCCGAAGCGCCCCTGACCAGCAGCCTCAAGGACGAGGACGGTCGTCCCAGGCGCTTCGCCTACCCGCCGCAACTCGTCGTCGTCGACGGCGGACAGCCGCAGGTGGCGGCCGCCAGACGGGCGCTGGACGAGCTGGGCATCGACGACATCGCGGTCTGCGGCCTCGCCAAGCGTCTGGAGGAGGTCTGGCTGCCGGGTGACGACGACCCGGTCGTCCTGCCCCGCAGCAGCGAGGGCCTCTACCTCCTCCAGCGCGTCCGCGACGAGGCCCACCGCTTCGCGATCACCTACCAGCGCACCAAGCGGGCCAAGCGCTTCCGCTCCGGGCCGCTCGACGAGGTGCCGGGTCTCGGAGAGACCCGCAAGCAGGCGCTGATCAAGCACTTCGGCTCGGTGAAGAAGCTGCGGGCCGCGACGATCCAGCAGATCTGCGAGGTCCCGGGGATAGGCCGCAAGACGGCCGAGACCATCGCCGCGGCCCTCGCCCGGGCGGTGCCGCCCGCCCCCGCCGTGAACACGGCCACCGGAGAGATCATTGAGGAAGAGGAACCCGGTGCCACGCCGGATTCCCCCGGAGACCCCGTCACCGCGGGCGCCCCGGAAGAACGACGGGGGCAGGAGACATGACCGAGCACGACGCAGACCCCACGGACCGGCGGGAACCGTCGCCCACTACTGTGCCGACAGCCGCGTCCCAGCAGGGACACGGGGATCCCGCCCAGCACCCCGCGGTCCCCGACGGCCCGCAGCCACAAGCACGCCATGAAGACGGAGCACAGGTGAGTACCGACGTCTCGCCGCCCGGGATCCCCGAGGCGGCCATCCCCGAGCTGGTGATCATCTCCGGCATGTCCGGGGCCGGCCGTTCGACCGCGGCCAAGTGTCTGGAGGACCTCGGCTGGTTCGTCGTCGACAACCTGCCGCCCGCCCTGATCCCGACGATGGTCGAGCTGGGCGCCCGTTCCCAGGGCAACGTGGCGCGGATCGCGGTCGTCGTCGACGTCCGCGGCCGGCGCTTCTTCGACAACCTCCGCGAGTCGCTCGCCGACCTCGAGACGAAGGGCGTCACCCGGCGGATCGTCTTCCTCGAGTCCTCCGACGACGCCCTGGTGCGCCGCTTCGAGGGGGTGCGGCGCCCGCACCCCCTGCAGGGGGACGGCCGCATCGTCGACGGCATCGCCGCCGAGCGTGAGCTGCTGCGCGAACTGCGCGGCGACGCCGACCTGGTGATCGACACCTCCAGCCTCAACGTGCACGAACTGCGCGCCAAGATGGACGCCCAGTTCGCCGGCGAGGAGGAGCCCGAGCTGCGGGCGACCGTCATGTCCTTCGGCTTCAAGTACGGCCTGCCGGTCGACGCCGACCTGGTCGTGGACATGCGCTTCCTGCCCAACCCGCACTGGGTCCCGGAGCTGCGCCCCTACACCGGGCTCAACGAGGAGGTCTCGGCGTACGTCCTCAACCAGCCGGGTGCCAAGGAGTTCCTGGACCGGTACGCGGAGCTCCTGCAGCTGGTCGCCGCGGGCTACCGCCGCGAAGGCAAGCGCTATGTGACCATCGCGGTCGGCTGCACGGGCGGCAAGCACCGCTCGGTGGCCATGTCGGAGAAGCTCGCCGCGCGCCTCGCGGCCGAGGGCGTGGAGACGGTGGTCGTGCACCGGGACATGGGACGGGAATGACGGGACGTTCTCCACGGCTCGGCCGGCTGCGCAGGGTCGCCCCGGAGGGGCGCACGGGCCGGCCGGCCGAGGCCCGCGGCGGCAAACCACGCCGCCGCGGCGCCCAGCCCAAGGTGGTCGCCCTGGGCGGCGGCATGGGCCTGTCCGCCTCGCTCACCGCACTGCGCCGGATCACCGGCGACCTCACCGGCGTGGTCACGGTGGCCGACGACGGCGGCTCCAGCGGACGCCTGCGCGAGGAACTGGGCGTCCTGCCGCCCGGCGACCTGCGCAAGGCGCTCGCCGCGCTGTGCGGCGACGACGACTGGGGTCAGACCTGGGCCCGGGTCATCCAGCACCGCTTCCAGTCGCAGGGCGAGATCAACGGCCACGCGGTGGGCAACCTGCTGATCGTCGCCCTGTGGGAGCAGCTCGGCGACCACGTGCAGGCCCTCGACCTGGTCGGGCGGCTGCTCGGCGCGCAGGGGCGCGTGCTGCCCATGTCGGCCGTGCCGCTGGAGCTCCAGGCGTTGGTGAAGGGGCACGATCCCGAGCGGCCCGACGACGTCGACACGGTCCGGGGACAGGCGACCGTGGCGCTGACACCGGGCGAGGTGCAGTCCGTGCACCTGGTGCCGCACGACCCGCCGGCCGTCCCGGAGGCCGTCGAAGCGGTCCTGGACGCCGACTGGGTGGTGCTGGGGCCGGGCTCCTGGTTCTCCTCGGTCATGCCGCATCTGCTGGTGCCCGACCTGCTCGACGCGCTCATGGAGACGAAGGCGCGCCGGGTGCTCTCGCTGAACCTCGCTCCGCAACCCGGTGAAACCGACGGCTTCTCACCGCAGCGTCATTTGGAGGTTTTGGGACGACACGCCCCTAAACTCGCCCTGGACGTGGTGCTGGCCGACGAGGCCGCCGTGCCCGACCGCGACTCGCTGGCCGACGCCGCCAAGAGGTTCGGAGCCGCGGTCGAGCTGGCGCCGGTGGCCCGGCCCGACGGAACCCCGAGGCACGACCCGGAGCTGTTGGCCGCCGCGTACGACCGTATTTTTCGGATGCATGGAAGGATCGGCCCATGGCGATGACGGCAGCGGTGAAGGACGAGATCTCCCGGCTCCCCGTCACCCGTACCTGCTGCAGAAAGGCGGAGGTCTCCGCCATCCTGCGGTTCGCCGGCGGCCTCCACCTGGTGAGCGGGCGCATCGTGATCGAGGCGGAGCTGGACACGGCGATGGCGGCCCGCCGGCTCAAGCGGGACATCCTGGAGATCTTCGGCCACGGCTCGGAGCTGATCGTGATGGCGCCCGGCGGTCTGCGCCGCGGTTCGCGCTACGTCGTGCGGGTGGTCGCCGGCGGTGACCAGCTCGCCCGGCAGACGGGGCTCGTGGACGGCCGCGGACGCCCCATCCGGGGCCTGCCCCCGCAGGTGGTCTCCGGCGCGACCTGCGACGCGGAGGCGGCCTGGCGCGGCGCCTTCCTGGCGCACGGTTCGCTCACCGAGCCCGGCCGCTCGTCGTCGCTGGAGGTGACCTGCCCGGGCCCCGAGGCCGCGCTCGCGCTGGTCGGCGCGGCCCGACGGCTCTCCATCGCGGCGAAGGCCCGCGAGGTGCGCGGGGTCGACCGGGTCGTGGTCCGCGACGGCGACGCGATCGGCGCCCTGCTTACCCGGCTGGGCGCGCACGAGTCGGTGCTGGCCTGGGAGGAGCGCCGGATGCGCCGCGAGGTGCGCGCCACGGCCAACCGGCTCGCCAACTTCGACGACGCCAACCTGCGCCGCTCGGCGCGCGCCGCGGTGGCCGCCGGAGCCCGTGTCCAGCGCGCCCTGGAGATCCTCGGCGACGAGGTGCCCGAGCATCTCGCGGCGGCCGGCCGGCTGCGCATGGACCACAAACAGGCCTCCCTGGAGGAGCTCGGCGCGCTCGCCGATCCGCCGCTGACGAAGGACGCGGTGGCCGGGCGGATCCGCCGGCTGCTGGCGATGGCCGACAAGCGGGCCTCGGACCTCGGGATCCCGGGCACGGAGTGCAACCTGAGTGAGGAGCTCGCCGACAACCTGGTGGGCTGATCGGCCGTCAGAAGGCCGGTGGGGGCGTCCGATCGGGCGACCTCACCGGCTTTTGTCTGGCTATGAGGCGCTCTTGACTGGATCATGGACTGTCATGAGCCTGGCAGAGTTCGCTGCTGTGGCGAACTCACGCTAGGGGGGTTCATGAGACCTAGAGCGAGATCGATCCTCGCTGTCGGCGCACTCCTGCTCGGCGGAGCGGCACTCGCGCCCATCGCCCAGGCGCAGCCCGCACACGCACCGAAGCCCGATCCGGCCGAGGTCAAGGTCTTCCGGGCCGAGGTCAGCGGAGCGCAGGTACCCCTGCTGCTGGCGGCCGGCCAGGACGGGCACGAACTCAGCGAGCAGGTGCCCGCGAAGGGCACCGCGACCGTCGAGGTCTACCTGACCGACGATCAGGCGAAGAAGCTCGGCAAGCAGGGTGTCCGGCTCGCCGAGCACACGATGTCGGCCACGTCCGAGAAGCGCGTGGAGGCCGCCGCCCAGGGCGTGTTCCGCCCGTACAGCGGAAGCGGCGGCCTGCGGGAGGAGATCCTGCGCACCGGCCGGCAGAACCCCGGCCTCACCAAGGTCGTCTCCCTCGGCAAGACCGTGAACGGGCAGGACATCCTCGCCCTCAAGCTGACCAGGGACGCGAAGAAGTCCGCCGACGGCTCCAAGCCCTCGGTGCTGTACATGTCCAACCAGCACGCGCGCGAGTGGATCACCCCCGAGATGACCCGGCGGCTGATGCACTACTACCTGGACAACTACCGCACCGACAAACGCGTCAAGAAGATCGTCGACTCCAACGAGCTGTGGTTCGTCCTGTCGGCCAACCCCGACGGCTACGACTACACCTTCAAGAGCACCGACAACCGCATGTGGCGCAAGAACCTGCGGGACGTCAACGGCGACGGCGCGATCTCCACCGGTGACGGCGTCGACCTCAACCGCAACTTCGCCTACAAGTGGGGCTACGACAACGAGGGTTCGTCACCGAACCCCACCAGCGAGACCTACCGCGGCGCGAAACCCGCCTCCGAGCCCGAGACCAGGGCGCTCGACGCCTTCGAGAAGCGCATCGGCTTCACCTACGGCATCAACTACCACTCCGCCGCCGAACTCCTCCTCTACGGGGTCGGCTGGCAGGTCGCCACCGACACCCCGGACGACGTCGCCTACGAGGCGCTCGCCGGCACCCCCGAGAACTCGGCCGTCCCGGGCTACCACCCGCAGGTCTCCTCGGAGCTCTACACGACCAACGGAGAGGCGGACGGCCACGCCTCGAACGTCAACGGCATGGCCATGTTCACCCCAGAGATGTCGACCTGTCAGACCGCGTCGAACGTCGACCCCGACGACCAGTGGAAGAGCGCGGACTGCCAGTCGGTCTTCACCTTCCCGGACGACGAGAAGCTGATCCAGGCCG includes:
- the uvrA gene encoding excinuclease ABC subunit UvrA; this encodes MADRLIVRGAREHNLKNVSLDLPRDSLIVFTGLSGSGKSSLAFDTIFAEGQRRYVESLSSYARQFLGQMDKPDVDFIEGLSPAVSIDQKSTSRNPRSTVGTITEVYDYLRLLFARIGKPHCPECARPITRQSPQAIVDKVLELPEGSRFQVLSPLVRERKGEFVDLFADLQTKGYSRARVDGETVQLSSPPTLKKQEKHTIEVVIDRLTVKDTAKRRLTDSVETALGLSGGMVVLDFVDLAADDPERERMYSEHLYCPYDDLSFEELEPRSFSFNSPFGACPECSGIGTRMEVDAELIVPDEDKSLDEGAIHPWSHGHTKDYFGRLIGALADALGFRTDIPFAGLPQRARKALLHGHKTQIEVRYRNRYGRERVYTTPFEGAVPFVKRRHGEAESDASRERFEGYMREVPCPTCQGTRLKPLVLAVTVMDKSIAEVSGMSISDCAEFLGELKLDARDKKIAERVLKEVNERLRFLVDVGLDYLSLNRAAGTLSGGEAQRIRLATQIGSGLVGVLYVLDEPSIGLHQRDNHRLIETLVRLRDMGNTLIVVEHDEDTIKVADWIVDIGPGAGEHGGKVVHSGSLKELLANAESQTGQYLSGKKAIPLPDVRRPQDPSRRLTVHGARENNLQDIDVSFPLGLFTAVTGVSGSGKSTLVNDILYTHLARELNGARSVPGRHTRVEGDDLVDKVVHVDQSPIGRTPRSNPATYTGVFDHVRKLFAETTEAKVRGYLPGRFSFNVKGGRCENCAGDGTIKIEMNFLPDVYVPCEVCHGARYNRETLEVHYKGRSIAEVLNMPIEEATEFFEAVPAIARHLNTLKDVGLGYVRLGQAATTLSGGEAQRVKLASELQKRSTGRTVYVLDEPTTGLHFEDISKLLKVLSGLVEKGNTVIVIEHNLDVIKTADWVVDMGPEGGAGGGLVIAEGTPEEVAAVPTSHTGKFLREILDADRISDGAPVKAPRKTAAKKTVASRATTRKTATAAKTTAESAASKPAATKATPAKKTTRARKA
- the uvrC gene encoding excinuclease ABC subunit UvrC, with protein sequence MADPSSYRPKPGQIPDSPGVYRFRDEHRRVIYVGKAKSLRQRLANYFQDLAGLHPRTRSMVTTAASVEWTVVSTEVEALQLEYSWIKEYDPRFNVKYRDDKSYPYLAVTMNEEYPRVQVMRGQKKKGVRYFGPYAHAWAIRDTVDLLLRVFPVRTCSAGVFKNASRTGRPCLLGYIGKCSAPCVDRIGADDHRELADEFCDFMTGRTGTYLRRLEKQMAQAADEMEYERAARLRDDIEALKKAMEKNAVVLADATDADLIAVAEDELEAAVQIFHVRGGRVRGQRGWVTDKVEDVTTGALVEHALQQLYGEERGDSVPKEVLVPALPEPVEPVQDWLTGRRGSNVSLRIPQRGDKKALMETVERNAQQALVLHKTRRASDLTTRSRALEEIAEALDLDSAPLRIECYDISHLQGDDVVASMVVFEDGLQRKSEYRRFQIKGFEGQDDVRSMHEVITRRFRRYLVEKERTGEWTDGESISAEEAGLPPADEAGLPPGDGADGVPGHATQGTRAHDAGELLTDAAEAPLTSSLKDEDGRPRRFAYPPQLVVVDGGQPQVAAARRALDELGIDDIAVCGLAKRLEEVWLPGDDDPVVLPRSSEGLYLLQRVRDEAHRFAITYQRTKRAKRFRSGPLDEVPGLGETRKQALIKHFGSVKKLRAATIQQICEVPGIGRKTAETIAAALARAVPPAPAVNTATGEIIEEEEPGATPDSPGDPVTAGAPEERRGQET
- the rapZ gene encoding RNase adapter RapZ, whose protein sequence is MTEHDADPTDRREPSPTTVPTAASQQGHGDPAQHPAVPDGPQPQARHEDGAQVSTDVSPPGIPEAAIPELVIISGMSGAGRSTAAKCLEDLGWFVVDNLPPALIPTMVELGARSQGNVARIAVVVDVRGRRFFDNLRESLADLETKGVTRRIVFLESSDDALVRRFEGVRRPHPLQGDGRIVDGIAAERELLRELRGDADLVIDTSSLNVHELRAKMDAQFAGEEEPELRATVMSFGFKYGLPVDADLVVDMRFLPNPHWVPELRPYTGLNEEVSAYVLNQPGAKEFLDRYAELLQLVAAGYRREGKRYVTIAVGCTGGKHRSVAMSEKLAARLAAEGVETVVVHRDMGRE
- the yvcK gene encoding uridine diphosphate-N-acetylglucosamine-binding protein YvcK is translated as MTGRSPRLGRLRRVAPEGRTGRPAEARGGKPRRRGAQPKVVALGGGMGLSASLTALRRITGDLTGVVTVADDGGSSGRLREELGVLPPGDLRKALAALCGDDDWGQTWARVIQHRFQSQGEINGHAVGNLLIVALWEQLGDHVQALDLVGRLLGAQGRVLPMSAVPLELQALVKGHDPERPDDVDTVRGQATVALTPGEVQSVHLVPHDPPAVPEAVEAVLDADWVVLGPGSWFSSVMPHLLVPDLLDALMETKARRVLSLNLAPQPGETDGFSPQRHLEVLGRHAPKLALDVVLADEAAVPDRDSLADAAKRFGAAVELAPVARPDGTPRHDPELLAAAYDRIFRMHGRIGPWR
- the whiA gene encoding DNA-binding protein WhiA: MAMTAAVKDEISRLPVTRTCCRKAEVSAILRFAGGLHLVSGRIVIEAELDTAMAARRLKRDILEIFGHGSELIVMAPGGLRRGSRYVVRVVAGGDQLARQTGLVDGRGRPIRGLPPQVVSGATCDAEAAWRGAFLAHGSLTEPGRSSSLEVTCPGPEAALALVGAARRLSIAAKAREVRGVDRVVVRDGDAIGALLTRLGAHESVLAWEERRMRREVRATANRLANFDDANLRRSARAAVAAGARVQRALEILGDEVPEHLAAAGRLRMDHKQASLEELGALADPPLTKDAVAGRIRRLLAMADKRASDLGIPGTECNLSEELADNLVG